The following proteins come from a genomic window of Triticum aestivum cultivar Chinese Spring chromosome 6A, IWGSC CS RefSeq v2.1, whole genome shotgun sequence:
- the LOC123132136 gene encoding uncharacterized protein, whose translation MASTAAPVAGRRTQSVLTDLRDELLEEIFLRLPTPAELARACTARASFRRIITERSFLRSYRKRHPPPLLGFVDDEVGCGFHPAQAPHPSAPLARALADAADFTYSFVPKHGEGHVWVPCDARDGRVLLEDGQIWEAFRHLAVCDPLFRRYALLPPVPWNLALQEKGTVRTKYLLMPVAEGEDETLFKVICLANYNTKLVAFLFSSVTGEWCIAATISWSSLGSQMWQHFRGCEYRGVSCFDCARGSYYSASTFNDKLLVLDTRKMEFCTVDDRTGYHINLRCLPGQHEDVLDIYVPSRCRPGQSRSLPRIVVGREGALEMFSLVGDHTPNGSFHLYHTSQQNNGQSSKEWQLENIIPLPGKYDYFTVGAAEGFLFLGATTEDQLDIVEGDPMSLLTTEWNVDYFALDVKTSELTKVCRRRRQFFHKEDVHCYFGFPRSLSKPSI comes from the coding sequence ATGGCCTCGacggcggcgccggtcgccggacgCCGAACTCAGTCGGTGCTCACGGACCTCCGCGACGAGCTCCTGGAGGAGATTTTCCTCCGCCTGCCCACCCCGGCGGAGCTCGCGCGCGCCTGCACCGCGCGCGCCTCCTTCCGCCGCATCATCACCGAGCGCTCCTTCCTCCGCAGCTACCGCAaacgccacccgccgccgctccTGGGGTTCGTGGATGACGAAGTTGGCTGTGGCTTCCACCCCGCCCAGGCGCCCCACCCCTCCGCCCCGCTCGCCCGTGCCCTCGCCGACGCAGCCGATTTCACCTACTCCTTCGTCCCCAAACACGGCGAGGGGCACGTGTGGGTCCCGTGCGACGCCCGTGATGGCCGTGTCCTTCTCGAAGACGGACAAATTTGGGAGGCCTTCAGACACCTTGCCGTCTGCGATCCATTGTTTCGCCGCTACGCGCTGCTCCCACCCGTTCCGTGGAACCTGGCACTCCAGGAGAAAGGCACTGTACGAACCAAGTACTTACTCATGCCCGTTGCCGAGGGTGAGGATGAGACATTGTTCAAGGTGATATGCTTGGCTAACTATAATACCAAGCTGGTTGCATTTCTATTCTCTTCCGTCACAGGAGAATGGTGCATAGCCGCAACTATCAGCTGGAGCTCTTTGGGTAGCCAGATGTGGCAACACTTCAGAGGTTGCGAATACCGTGGCGTGTCCTGTTTTGACTGCGCGCGCGGCTCCTACTACTCGGCATCGACTTTTAACGACAAGCTGCTTGTGTTGgacacaaggaaaatggagttttGCACTGTCGATGATCGTACTGGCTACCATATAAACCTCAGATGTCTGCCTGGCCAGCACGAAGACGTTCTGGACATCTATGTGCCATCCCGATGCCGGCCTGGCCAGAGTAGAAGTCTGCCCCGCATTGTTGTGGGTAGAGAAGGAGCCCTTGAGATGTTTTCTCTTGTTGGTGATCACACTCCAAATGGCTCTTTTCATCTCTATCATACCAGTCAGCAAAATAATGGCCAGTCTTCCAAGGAATGGCAGCTGGAGAATATTATACCGTTGCCCGGCAAGTATGACTATTTCACTGTGGGTGCAGCTGAGGGATTCTTATTCCTTGGAGCCACTACAGAAGATCAGCTGGACATTGTTGAAGGCGACCCTATGAGCTTGTTGACGACTGAGTGGAATGTAGATTATTTTGCATTGGATGTCAAGACTTCTGAACTTACTAAGGTTTGTAGGAGGAGGAGGCAATTCTTCCATAAAGAAGATGTTCACTGCTACTTTGGCTTCCCCCGGTCGTTGTCAAAACCGAGTATATGA